The following coding sequences are from one Nicotiana tomentosiformis chromosome 3, ASM39032v3, whole genome shotgun sequence window:
- the LOC104103671 gene encoding oleosin H2-like: MAEQHQRHQQQQQQQQMQVGHPTEAIKSLLPQRGPSKSQVLAVVTLFPVGGALLCLAGLTLAGTLIGLAVATPVFLLFSPVLVPAALTIALAVTGFLTSGAFGITALSSLSWIINYMRRITGPAAEQMEHAKRRVQDTAGHMGQRGGQKIQETART; this comes from the coding sequence ATGGCTGAGCAACACCAGCGCCACCAgcaacagcagcagcagcagcagatGCAAGTGGGCCACCCGACGGAGGCAATCAAGAGCCTTCTTCCTCAAAGGGGTCCCTCTAAATCCCAAGTCCTTGCTGTCGTCACTCTCTTCCCTGTTGGTGGGGCCCTCCTCTGCCTTGCTGGACTGACGCTCGCCGGAACTCTGATCGGGCTTGCAGTCGCTACGCCGGTTTTCTTACTGTTCAGCCCGGTTTTGGTCCCCGCTGCCCTGACAATCGCGTTGGCCGTCACTGGATTCTTGACTTCCGGCGCCTTTGGAATAACGGCGCTGTCGTCGCTCTCGTGGATCATTAACTATATGAGGAGAATCACAGGTCCAGCAGCAGAGCAGATGGAGCATGCAAAGCGGAGGGTGCAGGACACTGCTGGTCATATGGGACAGAGAGGTGGACAGAAGATTCAAGAAACTGCTAGAACTTGA